The following are encoded together in the Monomorium pharaonis isolate MP-MQ-018 unplaced genomic scaffold, ASM1337386v2 scaffold_536, whole genome shotgun sequence genome:
- the LOC118644227 gene encoding uncharacterized protein LOC118644227: protein MLGLFDFVYLTYDNEKLIDFLIQHHVLTSTITCSECGNDITINKKTLMYRCQKRYYVKNVHKKRVAKQCNFYKSAKVGTWFHKSHLDVATICKIAACFLMLRHPRQDDTQSETGVSSTTVVDWFNFCREVCVFWAEKNSEKLGGPGHIVEIDEAKLGTRKYNRGRLIKGHWIFEGYEQDTKKVFIVPVEDRSEKTLLACIKEWILPGTTIVSDCWKSYNCLNNEDFQHLTVNHSYNFVDPDTGAHTQHIERVWREVRGNIPRYGTKEDHVLGYLCEFLFKRAHSRLERIETFFDIIGELYPPLSTDLESPISKSQEEPSTSTV from the exons ATGTTGGGACTATTCgactttgtttatttaacatacGATAACGAAaagttaatagattttttaatccaGCATCATGTCTTGACATCTACAATTACATGTAGTGAATGTGGTAATGATATTAccatcaataaaaaaacattaatgtatCGATGTCAAAAACGATACTATGTGAAGAATGTGCACAAAAAACGTGTCGCAAAACAgtgcaatttttacaaaagtgcCAAAGTTGGTACTTGGTTCCATAAAAGTCATCTTGACGTGGCCACAATATGCAAGATTGCTGCTTGCTTTTTAATGCTAAGGCATCCACGTCAAGATGACACCCAATCAGAAACTGGTGTTTCTTCGACCACGGTTGTAGACTGGTTCAATTTCTGCAGAGaa gTCTGTGTATTCTGGGCCGAAAAGAATAGTGAGAAACTTGGTGGCCCAGGACACATTGTAGAAATTGACGAAGCCAAATTAGGAACAAGAAAATATAACCGTGGTCGACTCATAAAAGGTCATTGGATATTTGAAGGATATGAGCAAGATACAAAAAAGGTTTTTATTGTTCCAGTAGAGGATCGAAGTGAAAAAACACTCTTGGCATGTATTAAGGAGTGGATACTGCCAGGAACTACAATCGTATCAGATTGTTGGAAGTCCTATAATTGTTTGAACAATGAGGACTTCCAACATCTGACTGTAAATCACTCCTACAACTTTGTTGATCCTGATACTG GAGCACACACACAGCATATCGAGCGGGTTTGGAGAGAAGTTCGAGGCAATATTCCAAGATATGGAACTAAAGAGGACCATGTTCTTGGATATTTGTGTGAATTTCTCTTCAAACGTGCTCATAGTCGCTTAGAGCGAATTGAAACCTTCTTCGATATCATTGGAGAATTATATCCTCCATTGTCTACTGACCTGGAATCACCAATATCCAAAAGCCAGGAAGAACCAAGTACCAGCACTGTATAA